The Selenihalanaerobacter shriftii genome contains a region encoding:
- a CDS encoding AbrB/MazE/SpoVT family DNA-binding domain-containing protein — protein sequence MKSTGIVRKVDDLGRMVIPVELRRTLGIETKDALEIYVDNDKIIFKKYEPACIFCGNAENTIDFKKKTICSECLENMQEENNKSA from the coding sequence ATGAAATCAACCGGTATTGTAAGAAAAGTTGATGATTTAGGGAGAATGGTGATTCCTGTTGAATTAAGAAGAACTTTAGGAATTGAAACTAAAGATGCTTTAGAAATTTATGTAGATAATGATAAAATTATCTTTAAAAAGTATGAGCCAGCTTGTATCTTTTGTGGTAATGCAGAAAATACTATCGACTTTAAAAAGAAAACTATCTGTTCAGAATGCCTAGAAAATATGCAAGAAGAAAATAACAAATCTGCATAA